The sequence below is a genomic window from Thermoflavifilum sp..
AATTTAAACGTTTGTTTGACCTCTACCCGACAGGTAACTTTTTCTTCGATCTTGGGCTCAAGCATGCCCTCCATGGCGCTTTTGATTTCTTCAATAGCATCGTAAATCACCGAATAAGTACGGATTTCAATATTTTCTTTTTCGGCCAGGCGGGCGGCCTGCATGGATGGTCGTACCTGGAAGCCTACAATGATAGCATCAGAAGCGCTGGCCAGCAATACATCCGATTCCGTAATCTGCCCTACGGCCTTATGTACCACGTTTACGACGATTTCTTCAGTTGAAAGCTTTTGCAAAGCATCGCTGAGGGCTTCTACAGAACCATCTACATCGCCTTTAATAATCAAATTCAGTTCTTTGAAGGTGCCGAGCGCAAGCCTCCGGCCAATTTCATCGAGTGTAATATGCTTGCGGGCGCGCATACCCTGTTCGCGCAGGATTTGAGCCCGTCGGGTAGCAATTTCTTTGGCTTCGCTTTCGTCGGTATATACTTTAAACTTTTCACCGGCCTGTGGAGCTCCATCCAGCCCGAGTACCTGCACCGGTGTAGAGGGGCCCGCAGCTTGAATACGCTGTCCCCGTTCATTAAACATGGCTTTTACCCGTCCATAATGTGCGCCGGCCACAATCACATCGCCGGGATGCAGGGTGCCATTCTGAACCAGCAACGTGGCCACATAGCCTCGCCCCTTATCGAGCGAGGCCTCAATGACTGTTCCGATGGCCGGGCGTTTGGGATTGGCTTTCAAATCGAGCAGTTCGGCTTCCAGAAGTATTTTTTCAAGCAATAAATCTACATGCAGCCCCTGCTTGGCGGAGATTTCCTGGCTCTGGTATTTGCCACCCCAGTCTTCCACCAGCAAATTCATCGCGGCTAATTGTTCTTTGATTTTATCTGGATTGGCGCCTTCTTTATCGATTTTATTGATAGCGAATATCATGGGCAGGCCAGCAGCCTGAGCGTGGGAGATGGCTTCGCGGGTCTGCGGCATCACGGCATCATCGGCCGCTATGACAATCACGGCGATATCTCCCACTGTGGCACCTCGTGCGCGCATGGCCGTGAATGCCTCGTGGCCGGGCGTATCCAGAAAAGTGATTTTTTTGCCGTTAGGCAGGCTCACTTCATAGGCCCCGATATGCTGGGTGATACCGCCGGCCTCGCCCGCAATCACATTGGTATTGCGTATATAGTCGAGCAATGAAGTTTTTCCGTGATCCACATGTCCCATGATGGTGACAATAGGCGGACGAGGTACCAGGTCTTTTTCATCGTCCACGATTTCTTCTTCTTCCTCTTCGGCCTCCTGCTCGTCGAGCCCGATGAATTCCACTTCATATCCAAATTCGTTGGCGACCAGTTCAATGACTTCGGCATCGAGGCGCTGATTGATGGACACCATCAAGCCCAGGCTCATACATTTGCTGATGACATCTGCGTAGCTTACATCCATCAGGTTGGCCAGCTCGCTCACCGATACGAATTCGGTTACCTGCAATACCTTGCTTTCAGAAGTTTCCGCAGATTGCTGGCTTTGTTCTTCCCGTTTAGCACGGCGGTATTTGGATTTGGCGGTTTTGCTGTGCGAGGTGGCACTCAGCTTGGCCAGCGTATCTTTAATTTTTTCCTGAATTTCCTTCTCATCGATGATTTCCTTCTCTGGCGCATGATGCTTACGATCCCTGTAACGATGATCTCTTCGGTCTTTTTTAGACTTCTCTTCCCGTTCGCGAATATTTTCTTCCACTTTCTTCTCGACGGGAATTCTTTTTCTTTTCCGTTTTTCTTTTGGATGCGTGGTTGAACGACTGTCTTTTTCTTTGCGTTCGGGTTCAACGGGGAGATCGATTTTGCCAATAATCTTGGGACCGGTCAACCGCTCGGCTTCAATATTTTCAATTACCGGCTCAGGTGATTTTTCGGGTTCGGAAGGCAGCGTGGGCGTTTCTGGCTCAGGTTCTGCAGAAGCCTGTACTTCGGCCACAGGCTCGGAGGCCGGTTGAGGGGCTGCGGGTTCTTTGGTTTTTTTACCAGAAGATCTGGTTGATTTTTTGGATTTAGGTGTTGGAGAAAGGATTTCCGGATCAATTTTCCCCACAATTTTAGGCCCTTCCAGTCTGGGCGCTTCAGCACTCAGTATTTCCTCTTCTGCCTCAGGCTTTTCAGCTGTAATCTTGGTCGGTGTTTCGGGCGCGGGTGTTTCCAGGGTTTCTTTTTTAGGTAAAATATCGGAAGCAATACCACGGGGGAGATCGATTTGTTCGCTTTTTTTCTTGTTGACCTTATCCTGTTGAAATTCTTCCTGCAAAGCCAGATACATCTCTTCCGTCAGCCGGGAATTGGCCGACATGTCGGACATATCGAATCCCTTCGAGGTCAGGAATTCGATAAGGGTTTCTCTTCCAATATTGAATTCTTTGGCGGCTGCCAATAATCTGGGCGTATTGGTTTTTTCTGGCATGCGTGAATCCTCAATTTTTCAACAGTTTTACAAAGGTACTAAGCTCGTGGCGAATGAGCGATTTTTTCCTTGATTGCCTGCCAACCAGGGAATAGATTGCCCCCTCACAAACGGTTTAAATGGCCAGACATAGCCACCGACGGAGCTTTGAACCGAAGTTATTCGGCTTCGTCTTTTTTAAATTCCTCTTCAATAATACGCCGTACCTCTTTAATCGTTTCTTCTTCCAGATCGGTACGCCGCACAAGTTCTTCTACAGACAGGTCGAGCACGCTGAGCGCCGTATCGCATCCGATGCGTTTGAGTTCATCGATAATCCACTCATCGATTTCATCTGCAAATTCATCCAGGTCAATATCATATTCTTCCGTACCATCGCTATCGCGGTACACATCAATGTTATATCCCGTGAGTTCGCAGGCCAGTCTGATGTTTACACCTCTTTTTCCAATTGCAAGCGAAACCTGATCGGGCTTCAAATACACAGATGCGCGTTTGTTTTCCGTATCTATTTCCATCCTGGAAACCTTAGCAGGCGTGAGTGCACGCTGGATAAAGAGCTGAATATTGTTGGTATAGTTGATGATATCGATATTTTCATTTCTGAGTTCACGCACGATGCCATGGATGCGACTTCCCTTCATGCCCACACAGGCGCCCACCGGATCGATGCGATCGTCGTACGATTCCACGGCTACTTTAGCTCTTTCACCGGGCTCACGTACAATTTTGCGAATGACAATTAAGCCATCGAAAATTTCAGGTACTTCGATTTCCAGCAGTTTAGCCAGGAACGAAGGATGGGTGCGGGAAAGGATGATGAGCGGTGTATTGTTTTTCATCTCCACCTTTTTCACTACGGCACGGACCGTTTCTCCTTTTTTGAAATAATCTGAAGGAATTTGTTCGGATTTCGGTAAAATCAGTTCATTACCCTCATCATCCAGTAACAGCACTTCTTTTTTCCATACCTGATATACTTCCACCGTTACAATTTCCCCGATGCGTTCTGCATATTTTTTCAACAACACATTTTTCTTCAGATCGCTGATGCGGGCGGCAAGGGTTTGTTTGGCCGCCAGAATGGCCCTCCGGCCAAAGTCTTGAATATCTACTTCTTCATATAATTCTTCACCCACTTCATAATCGGGCTCAATTTTGATGGCATCCGAATAGGCGATCTGGGTGTTTTCATCGGTAACCTGCCCATCTTCTACAATCAATCTCCTGCGGATGATTTCCAGATCACCTTTTTCGGTATTGACGATGACATCAAAATTTTCATCGGTGCCATATTTTTTGCGAAGCAAGGTTTTGAACACATCTTCCAGCACCTTCATCAAGGTAGGGCGATCAATATTTTCCGCCTCTTTGAATTCTGTAAAAGATTCAATTAAATTGATGCTTGCCATATAAAACAGAATAAAGGTTAAAAACGAATTTGTACGCGTGTGAATTGAATATCCGTAAATGGAATTTTCAATATTTGATGCTCTTTTTTGCTTTTTTTCACATCCAGCACAATAAAATCGGGATGCACTTCCTGCAACACGCCTTCCCGAAGCTGGTGATCTTTCAACGTTACAACTACTGAACGACCGATATTTTTCGGGTACTGGCGGTATAATTTCAGGGGTGAATCCACTCCTGGCGAAGATACCTCCAGTGAAAAATCATCGTCAGGAAAAATATGGTTTTCGTGCATGGCCCTGCCCAGTGCGCGATTGATTTGCGCCAGCTGGTCAATAGATACACCCCGGTCACTGTCAATAAACACCCGTACGTCCTGATCCGGGCTTACCGACAAATCTACCAGAAAACAATCGGGATGCAGTCGCAATTCCTGCTCAAGCAATTGTTCAATGACCTGCTTGATTTCTTCTACCGTCTTCATGATGCTACCGGCTAAAAAAGAAGGGGACAACCACTTGTCCCCTTCCATCTGTACTAAATACCATTGCAAAATTACAACATTTTTGTTTTTTTCCGAAAAATGAAGTGCAGTTAAGAAAAAGATAAATCCATAGACGATGCAGTTATGGCGGGTGTTTTTTGCTACCTTTGAATCATGCTCAAGCTTATCGATCTGGCTGTAGATATTTTCGTCATCTGGCTACTGTACAGGATTGTGGCCGATTTTGTGATTCCCTTGCTGCAACTCGGCAGGAAGGTACAAAAGCATATCAAATCCATGCAAGACCCCCATCCTGGTTCTTATGCTTCGTTTCAGGCATCCCGGCAAAAGTCTCATCAACAGGAAGGAGAATACATTGATTTTGAGGAAATCAAAGACACGCATGCCGAGAAATCATAGCTTACCAGTCAAATTTGCTTCCCACATTTAAACCTGCTGCATAAATTCGGTATTGCCGTTTTCATTGATCAAAAATCAATTTCCTGTTCGCTTTGCCATTGTTCGTCAAGCGAGATACCAAAGCCTGTACCATAGCTCAAAGCCCTTCCTTTAAAAGTGAGCTTCACGTTATTAGGAATAGCGTGGCTCACTTCGAATTGCCGCAAAAGACCCGATTGACCCAACAGATATATTCGATATCGCAGCGGAACGGGGTGCATGGGATTGCCTAAGAATTGGTTGAAAGCAAAGCTTCTTGAATTTACATCAAATCGAGGACGGAAAACGCTATCTCCCGTATAGCTAATTTCTGGTGGATTCATGAGCGGATTAAAGGGGGCATAATAGGGTATGGCGTGTAGCGGAACGACCCATACTTCGGTGATCCTGTCCAAGCCCTCCGGATCGGTAAATTGGAATTGAATCTGGCTGTAATAGCGCTTTAATGTGGTTTGCACGAGTTGATCGCCATACACGCCCAGGGTATCTGCGAATCCATAAATGCTGGCCTGAGCATTATCTGGTGCATTGGCCAGAAAATGTGTGGAGGCCCGTGCAAGCGTATCAGACCATATCAACGGCTTTTGTGAAAAATAGGCTACCAGGTGCGCCAGATATCTGCCGGCTGGCAAGTTCAGCTGAAAGTCGGGATCATGTTGTGCCAGATCAATGGATCCGTGTGCATACAGCATGCTGTCGCTTTCCCGGAAAATGAAATATTCCAGTTGCTGATAGGGGAAAGCAGCGTTGGTATCGCGCGTTCCCATCAGATACACATTGTCGATTCGGGTAACACCTGTAGCCGGATTATAACCGCTCACCTGCGAGCGATCGCCGGCCAGGGGTAGAATTTTGATATAAAGCGACCGATGCAAATCCAGTGGAAGGGTATCCAGCCGGAAAGCATAGCTATTTCTGGCCTGGCTGCTCATGTTTGTAAAGGGATTGGACGCGGAAAGGGTGTGATAGGTGCTGCCATCGTTGGAATACAGGATCGTAAAATCTTTGGGCCCGGTATTGGAAGACCCCATATCGAAGCCAAATGCTGTAACAGATGCGGCGCCGGACAGGGGCATCTGAAAAACAACGGATTCCAGCCCCCTGATGCTTAACGACAGCCCTGCTGGAAAAGAATCCTTTGCATATCCAGCAGCAAAATCGATTGGTGTGGACTGACCCGGATTGCAGGTAATCGTTGCCTGACTGTTGAGGGCTATATCGGGAACAAGACTGGTGTCGTTAAACGACCAGAAATAGAGATATTGTTCCTGGTTGCGCCCGAGTGTTCCAGACATGCTTGCCCCTATTCGTCCGGAAGCAAGTCGGCCCTCCAGGGGTGAGATCTGAGTCTCAAAGCCTGAGACCTTGAAATACACCCGGTAATTGGTTTGCACATCTAACTGGTGATGGTCAGAAGAACGTGAACAGGAAACAAAGCAGCTGAGCAAAAGCAGGCCCATGGTCAGGTACCGGACCTGGCAGAGATAGGGTTGCTTCATTTTTCAAAGGGTTTTAGCGTATGATGCGAAAAATAATAGGGAAAATAAGCCGGGTCAACCCCTGTTTTCAGGGAATTTTGAATTGGATGATGGGAAATCTTTAGCTTTGCAAATTCAATGATCATTGTCCTGAACGGGCAATGAGGTCCCATAGCTCAGCTGGTTAGAGCACCTGACTCATAATCAGGGTGTCGCAGGTTCAAGCCCTGCTGGGACCACAGGCAACCCCGGTAATGGTTTGTTATTTTGCAATATACTCATCTTAAAACGTGCATACATGTTTAACCGATTCTTGCTTATTGCGCCGAATGAATCTCATTTTTACAAAGTCGGTAATGACATTGGTTATTACCTGACTATCATACTCGTAGTGCTCTTGATTCTGGCTGTCATCATCTGCCTGCGCTATGTGGGTCAGGACCAGTACCCGCCTCAGCCACTGGACGAAGAGCAGTCATGATGCGATAACTTCCACTTATTGTTGCTTTTCAACCGATCAACATCGGGCAAGGCCCGATAAAAAGATATTGGTCGAATAAGCACCCTGCTTGATTCGTTTTTCTCTACCTTGTGACACATATCTGGCCTTAAATAACCGGATATGTGTTTTTTATTTCATGATTTGTTAACCCCACACCGGAAAGGCTTTCCGGTGTACAAAACGTTTTACCATGCCCCAACAAAAAAAGCAAAAAGCAGTTCCTGACGTACAGACCAGGGAAGCAAGCATTCCCTGCGTACCCGAGCTGCTGAAAGACGATCATTGCGATGTCTTTCATTTCAAACGCATCCTCACCTATCCGGTGGGTTTCACCTTTCGCGATCAGCGCATGAGCCTGGTAGCGGAGGTGATTTTGCATTTTCGATTTCGGCGATGCACCCTGGGATTAACCCTGGGCGATCCGGTGTATTCCACCACCCTGTTGCCGGGCGAAAAAGTAAGGCTGGCCACCACCGATCGACGCAGCCGGTTTACATTCGATAGCGAAAGCAAGCTTAGCTATCGGAGCGAACAGATAGCAGAAGAGCAGTATTACATGACGGCGTTCCAGCATTACCTGTCCGACGGAGCCAACAGCCAGTCGGGCAAGGTGTCTGACAGCAACAGCAGCGACTGGAATTTTCATGGCGATGCCCACGGCAGCGTGGGTTTAGGGCTGTTTGGTGGCTCGGCTGATGCCAGTACCAATGCAAATGGTTCGCACAACAGCAGCTCGGTGCTCGATTATTTACATGAGCAGCGCTCACATGCCCAGGCTTCGGCCACGCAGGCGGTAGGCGAGACGCACAAGGCGCATTCCATTTCGGTGGGAGAAGTATCTACACGCACCCACACCGAGGGCGAGTCGGAAGACCATTTTGAAGCAGCTTCGCGCGAATTCTCGAATCCCAATCGCTGCCATGCCGTTACCTTCATTTTTTACCGGCTTAATAAAAAGCAACGGGTGGAATATGAGCTGGAAGCCATCGAACGTCGGATTAAAGATCCCGCTGCACCTGTGCGCCGGCCTTTTACGCCGGTAGTAGCCAAATCGGCAATCGCCTTTGTGCCTCAGGATGTAGCTGCCACACAGAAAAAGGTGGTCACCGACGGCGAATTGCTTACGGCCAGCTCGGGAGCAGCGCAAGCCTCCTCAGCGCTGCGATTCAATGCTTTTGCACAGGTTCCGACAGCCGAAGGTACGAGTCAACCCATCGCCCCCGACATCCGCAAAGCCGCGCTCGAGGCGATGGACAAAGAATTGCTCGCCCAGGGATTGCTCGGGCCGAACCGACTGGTATCGCCCGAATTGCAGAAACAAATCCGCTTCGAAGCCACCTTTTCCTTGCCCACGGCCGGCATCATCGTGAAAGGCTCCATGGACAAATGCGATATCTGTGAACCACTGGCCAAAGAACGGATGCAACTGGAAAACGACCTGTTGAGGCGGCAGATTGAATTATTAGAAAAATCACAGGAATACCGTTGCTGCCCACCTCCGCCGGCACAGAACCCTTCATAATCCATTCCGGGATATGGTGAATTGCGGTAAACCTGAGCACTGGTTATCTTTCCGCAGTTCATCATCCCGGAAAAACCTCGGTTTGACCTATCATTTCGTTCACCCCAAAAACAATACACATGAAACACAAATGGATGTTCAAAAGCCTGGGATTCTTGGTGATCGTGTATTTAAGTGGCTGCTGCAAGCCCGAACTGATTGGCAGTGTGCCCAATATGCTACGCCCGCAACAAACCAATAACTGGTGCTGGGCGGCTACCACCCAGATGCTGGCCCAGCATTTCGGCATCTCCATTAACCAATGTGATCTGGCCAACCATCGTTTCGGACGGACCGACTGTTGCACGGGCGATTGTCCGAAAACCGATTCCTGTAACCGACCGGGATGGCCCGAGCTCGATTATGTAGGCCTGAGTTTCAAAGAAAGCAATACGGCCCTGAGCTGGGAAGACCTGCAACGACAGATCTATTGCAGCAAGAAGCCCATGGGATATGCCTATGGCACACCCGGTGTGGTGGGCCATGTACTGGTCATCAAAGGATATGTCACCGTAGGCAATACCCATTATCTGGTGTTGAATGATCCCTGGTCGCCCTGCAATGGCAGCGAACGACTCATCACATATGCGGAATATGCGGATCCTGCCGGAACGGCCACGCATTGGGATACTTTTTATGATTTAGCCAAGAAATAAATTTCACCATTTAACCTGATGTTATGAAACTTTGTCAATATCTGCTTGCCTGTATGACGCATTGCTTGCCATTTGTGCTTGCAGCCTGTACGTCGTCTTCACCTTCATCATCACCCGGTCAGCAAGCCACTGATACCACTCAGCCCACATTCACCACCCCGCAGCAGGCCGCGCAGCAAGGGAAACAGGATCTGCTGGATATATTGCGGATGCATCCTGAAACCGCACTGGGAATTACGGATACCGGTTTATTGAGCAGATCCGCACCGGGACAGCCCATTCCTCAGGAGGTGCTCGACTTTCAACAATTACTGACCACAGATTCGGCCGTAAGCTTCAGCCAGTTCAGACGTGAACAGGCACATACCCTTGTGCCGCTGATGGCCGATGGCCGGCTGGTGACCATTGTGACGCTCGCCAGTGAAAATGATCAATGGAAGGTAAGTGCACTGGCAGGTAAAGCCATGAGCGACGATCTGCAGGTGGTGTTGCAGGCCGCATCCCGTTACATGCGTACGGGTGAGCCTGTACGCATCAGCCTGGTTGAAGTGCCCAACCTGCAGGCCAGACTCTTTGTGGTGGAAGTAAACGATACTGAAATGGTATTCACACCATATAACGGATTTTCACTCCGGGAAGCTGTTCCGGTGGCAGCTGTGGTTCGGGTCCTTCACCGCGATGCCGTAGAGTTTCAAAAACAATATGGTGATCAACTCAAACGAGCACGATTGACCGAATGAGGCCACGCCTATCAGCTGCTGGCCTCTTCCTGCATGCGGTTGTGGTTTTGCCTGTGATAGATTGAAACCCTGATTTTTGCGCAGGCCTTATCCAATAATTTCTATCTTTGTTCACCCGCTTTAAAGGCGGAAGGCTCTGTTCATTTGTCACACGCAAACCTGGAACCGCATGAAGTTTATCGTTTCAGCACATACGCTGTTAAAACACCTGCAGCTGATTTACGGAGTGGTGGGCACCAATGCCTCTCTTCCTGTACTGGAAGACTTTTACCTGCAAATTTCTAAAGATGGGCGTCTCACAGCAGCCGCTACGGATCTGGAAACATCTTTGAAAATCCAGATTCCCGTTGAAGCGAACCAATCAGGTGAAATATGTATTCCGGCCAAGGTTTTGGTGGACATTCTCAAGAATTTACCTGATCAACCCCTAACCTTTCATGTACATCCCGACAATGGGGTAGTGGAAATCATTTCTGATAATGGCCGATATAAAATCATGGGTGAAAAGGCTGAAAATTTTCCGCGCGAACCCCGGCCCGATGCGGTTGAACAAAGCTTTTCCATTTCAGGAGAAACGCTACTTACAGCCGTACAAAAAGGATTGTTTGCCATCAGTACCAATGATATGCGGCCGGCCATGACAGGAATGTTGTTTGAGCTGGATGCGCATGGAGCCACATTTGTCGCCACAGATTCTCACCGTCTGGTTAAATACGTGAAGAAAGGGTTGGTTTCGGAAGGCTCTTCAGGATTGGCCGAGGGTAAGCCCGTCAGCTTCATCGTTCCTAAAAAGCCCCTGAATCTATTAAAAGGATTATTTGAAGAAGAATCCGTGCTTCAGGCATCCCTGAGCAAGAGTCATTTGTTCCTGCAGACTGACGCTATTGAAATCGCCTGTCGATTGATCGATGCCCGGTTCCCCGACTACCGGGTAGTGATTCCGGTAGACAGTCCCTATCATCTCGTAATCTCTCGTTCGGACCTGCAACAGGCCCTGCGGCGGATCAGCGTTTTTGCTAACAAAGCCACCAATCAGGTGATTTTTACCCTTCAGGGAAGCACGCTTGAACTCTCGGCCCAGGACATTGATTATTCATTTGAAGGAAGTGAACGCCTGAATTGCCAGTATGAAGGGGAAGACATGCGCATTTCGTTCAATGCACGTTTTCTACTGGAAATGCTGGCTGTAATCGATGCCGATGAAGTGCGTTTTGATTTATCCACACCCTCGCGGGCAGCTATTCTACGCCCGATGGCTCAATCCGAAGATGAAGACCTGCTGATGCTTATTATGCCGCTGATGATTACGGAGCCGGTGGCTTAATGGTTTTTCAGGCCCTGTACATCAGCTGGAAGCCGTATTTGAAGATTCAGGAGGTTCCATTCATTCGGAAGCACTCATGATTTTTTGCTGTTTCTTGCGTTGTTCAGCATCCAGAATCAGTTTGCGCATGCGGATATGAGAAGGGGTAATTTCAATGCATTCGTCGTGCTGGATATATTCCATGCATTCTTCCAGTGACATCCGACGTTTGGGTACAATCTGCGCAGCAGCATCGCTGCCACTGGCGCGCATATTGGTTAATTTTTTTCCTTCATTGGTATTCACCACCAGATCGCCGGGCTTATTGTTTTCTCCGACAATCATACCCCCATAAACTTCTTCACCGGGCTCTACGAAAAATATGCCCCTGTCTTGCAATTTATCCAGCGCATAAGCCGTGACGGTTCCGGTTTCCTTGGCCACCAATACACCGTTGATACGGGAAGGAATGGGACCCTTCCAGGGTTTATACGCCAGAAAACGATGGGCCATAACAGCCTCGCCCGATGTGGCTGTTAACAGCTGGGTACGCAACCCGATGAGGCCGCGGGATGGGATTTCAAATTCCAGATGCTGGATATGCCCTTTGGTATGCATGGCAGCAAGCGTTCCTTTTCGACGGGTAACCAGGTCAATGACCTTGCTGGCATATTCGACCGGCACATCGACCACCAGCTCTTCGTAAGGCTCACAACGCTGACCGCCGATATGCTTAACATGCACCTGCGGCTGTCCCACAGTGAGTTCATATCCTTCGCGACGCATGGTTTCAATCAACACTCCCAGATGCATCACCCCCCGACCATATACCAGAAAGCTATCAGGACTGGCGGTTTCTTCCACACGAAGCGCCAGGTTTTTTTCGGTTTCTTTCATCAACCTTTCTCGCAGATGCCGGGAGGTCACATATTTGCCATCTCTCCCAAAAAAAGGTGAATTATTGATGCTGAACAGCATGTGCATGGTGGGTTGCTCTACCTCCAGTGGCGGTAATGCTTCTGGATACTGGATGTCGGCTACGGTATCACCGATGGCAAAATCTTCCAATCCTACTATAGCCGCAATATCGCCGGCCTCTACAGTTTCAACAGATTGTTTACCCAATCCTTCAAACACGTAAAGCTCTTTTATTCTTGCCTGTCGGAAACTACCATCTGCAGCGATCAGACACACAGGCTGATTGACACGCAACTGCCCGCGCTGTACCTTGCCAATCGCAATCCTTCCCAGAAAAGAAGAATAATCCAGCGAAGTGATCTGCAACTGCAAAGGACCATGGCTTACCTGCGGTGCAGGTATATAGGTGAGGATGCCATCCAGCAGGGGGCTAATATCGGCGCTGGGCTCCAGCGTTTGGTTGAACCAGCCCTGCTTTCCCGACCCATAGAACGTGGGAAATTCCAGTTGCTCTTCCGAAGCATCCAGCTGGAAAAATAGCTCAAAAACGGCCTCATGTACCTCCTCGGGCCTGCAATTCGGTTTATCGACCTTGTTAATGACCACAATGGGTTTCAATTGCAATTGAAGCGCTTTTTGCAACACAAAACGGGTCTGCGGCATGGGACCTTCAAAAGCATCGACCAGCAACAACACCCCATCGGCCATCCGCAATACCCGCTCTACCTCCCCTCCAAAATCGGCATGCCCGGGCGTATCAATAATATTGATTTTTACGCCTTTGTAAAAAATGCTGATGTTTTTAGAAAAAATAGTGATGCCTCTCTCCCGCTCCAGATCATTCTGGTCTAAAATCAAACTGCCCATTTCCTGATTTTCACGAAGCAAATGGGTCTGGTAAATCATGTTATCTACCAGCGTGGTTTTCCCGTGATCGACATGAGCGATGATGGCAACATTGCGAATCTCCATGTGGTGCAAATTCAGCCCGCAAAGGTAGGGAATGCCGGGCAAGGATAAGACGGAAAAACCAATCCGGCTCCGGGAGCCGGATTGACCACATAAACAGGCTTTGATGTGTAAAAAATACGCAAAATAACAGGAACGATTGAAAATGGACAAGTTTTGCAATAGGGTTTTGTTCTGGGCAAGCAACCGGGTTCAAACTGGTGAGTACGATGGGAATGAGGAGTAACTGAA
It includes:
- the dnaN gene encoding DNA polymerase III subunit beta, with product MKFIVSAHTLLKHLQLIYGVVGTNASLPVLEDFYLQISKDGRLTAAATDLETSLKIQIPVEANQSGEICIPAKVLVDILKNLPDQPLTFHVHPDNGVVEIISDNGRYKIMGEKAENFPREPRPDAVEQSFSISGETLLTAVQKGLFAISTNDMRPAMTGMLFELDAHGATFVATDSHRLVKYVKKGLVSEGSSGLAEGKPVSFIVPKKPLNLLKGLFEEESVLQASLSKSHLFLQTDAIEIACRLIDARFPDYRVVIPVDSPYHLVISRSDLQQALRRISVFANKATNQVIFTLQGSTLELSAQDIDYSFEGSERLNCQYEGEDMRISFNARFLLEMLAVIDADEVRFDLSTPSRAAILRPMAQSEDEDLLMLIMPLMITEPVA
- a CDS encoding papain-like cysteine protease family protein — encoded protein: MKHKWMFKSLGFLVIVYLSGCCKPELIGSVPNMLRPQQTNNWCWAATTQMLAQHFGISINQCDLANHRFGRTDCCTGDCPKTDSCNRPGWPELDYVGLSFKESNTALSWEDLQRQIYCSKKPMGYAYGTPGVVGHVLVIKGYVTVGNTHYLVLNDPWSPCNGSERLITYAEYADPAGTATHWDTFYDLAKK
- a CDS encoding ribosome maturation factor, which gives rise to MQWYLVQMEGDKWLSPSFLAGSIMKTVEEIKQVIEQLLEQELRLHPDCFLVDLSVSPDQDVRVFIDSDRGVSIDQLAQINRALGRAMHENHIFPDDDFSLEVSSPGVDSPLKLYRQYPKNIGRSVVVTLKDHQLREGVLQEVHPDFIVLDVKKSKKEHQILKIPFTDIQFTRVQIRF
- the nusA gene encoding transcription termination factor NusA, with the translated sequence MASINLIESFTEFKEAENIDRPTLMKVLEDVFKTLLRKKYGTDENFDVIVNTEKGDLEIIRRRLIVEDGQVTDENTQIAYSDAIKIEPDYEVGEELYEEVDIQDFGRRAILAAKQTLAARISDLKKNVLLKKYAERIGEIVTVEVYQVWKKEVLLLDDEGNELILPKSEQIPSDYFKKGETVRAVVKKVEMKNNTPLIILSRTHPSFLAKLLEIEVPEIFDGLIVIRKIVREPGERAKVAVESYDDRIDPVGACVGMKGSRIHGIVRELRNENIDIINYTNNIQLFIQRALTPAKVSRMEIDTENKRASVYLKPDQVSLAIGKRGVNIRLACELTGYNIDVYRDSDGTEEYDIDLDEFADEIDEWIIDELKRIGCDTALSVLDLSVEELVRRTDLEEETIKEVRRIIEEEFKKDEAE
- the infB gene encoding translation initiation factor IF-2, with translation MPEKTNTPRLLAAAKEFNIGRETLIEFLTSKGFDMSDMSANSRLTEEMYLALQEEFQQDKVNKKKSEQIDLPRGIASDILPKKETLETPAPETPTKITAEKPEAEEEILSAEAPRLEGPKIVGKIDPEILSPTPKSKKSTRSSGKKTKEPAAPQPASEPVAEVQASAEPEPETPTLPSEPEKSPEPVIENIEAERLTGPKIIGKIDLPVEPERKEKDSRSTTHPKEKRKRKRIPVEKKVEENIREREEKSKKDRRDHRYRDRKHHAPEKEIIDEKEIQEKIKDTLAKLSATSHSKTAKSKYRRAKREEQSQQSAETSESKVLQVTEFVSVSELANLMDVSYADVISKCMSLGLMVSINQRLDAEVIELVANEFGYEVEFIGLDEQEAEEEEEEIVDDEKDLVPRPPIVTIMGHVDHGKTSLLDYIRNTNVIAGEAGGITQHIGAYEVSLPNGKKITFLDTPGHEAFTAMRARGATVGDIAVIVIAADDAVMPQTREAISHAQAAGLPMIFAINKIDKEGANPDKIKEQLAAMNLLVEDWGGKYQSQEISAKQGLHVDLLLEKILLEAELLDLKANPKRPAIGTVIEASLDKGRGYVATLLVQNGTLHPGDVIVAGAHYGRVKAMFNERGQRIQAAGPSTPVQVLGLDGAPQAGEKFKVYTDESEAKEIATRRAQILREQGMRARKHITLDEIGRRLALGTFKELNLIIKGDVDGSVEALSDALQKLSTEEIVVNVVHKAVGQITESDVLLASASDAIIVGFQVRPSMQAARLAEKENIEIRTYSVIYDAIEEIKSAMEGMLEPKIEEKVTCRVEVKQTFKFEKNTVAGCVVLEGKLTRNTRVHLIREGIVIYTGELGSLKRFKDDVKEVPAGMECGLTIKNYNDIKVGDMLEGFEEVSIKRKL